Within Sulfurihydrogenibium subterraneum DSM 15120, the genomic segment TAGCATAAATTAGGGAAAATTTCTCATTATAAAGATCAGATTAATAAAGAACTTTAAAATTGATTTTTAAACAGTTATTTAATTTTTATTTTAACTCAACTAAGTTGGAAGTTAAAGCTTATGATATAATTGGTAATAGCTAAGTTGTTTGGAGGTTTGCTTAAGTGAAAATAGCCCTTGGTAGTGACCACGGTGGATTTTTTTATAAAGAAAAAATAAAAGAATACTTAAAATCAAAAAAGTACGAAATTATAGATAAAGGGACTTACTCTCCTGAACCTGTTGATTATCCTTACTTTGGTGAAAATGTAGGTGTTGCAGTTGCATCTGGAGAAGCTGATAGAGGAATAATAATCTGTGGAACAGGAATTGGTATATCTATAGCAGCTAACAAGATTAAGGGTGTA encodes:
- the rpiB gene encoding ribose 5-phosphate isomerase B; protein product: MKIALGSDHGGFFYKEKIKEYLKSKKYEIIDKGTYSPEPVDYPYFGENVGVAVASGEADRGIIICGTGIGISIAANKIKGVRAALCTNEFMARMARSHNDANVLALGQRVIGLDHALAIVDVFLETPFEGGRHERRVKLILDIEEGKI